From Plasmodium chabaudi chabaudi strain AS genome assembly, chromosome: 12, the proteins below share one genomic window:
- a CDS encoding ATP-dependent RNA helicase DDX42, putative (term=annotation;date=20151201;qualifier=removed_product=ATP-dependent RNA helicase, putative;qualifier=added_product=atp-dependent rna helicase ddx42, putative;qualifier=added_literature=pmid:26525978;qualifier=added_gene_name=ddx42;curatorName=ucb@sanger.ac.uk;~;query 689-689;GPI_cleavage_site_score=2.4940002;~pfam_scan;Pfam:PF00271.27; E()=2.4E-21;score=75.9;query 487-599;description=Helicase_C;~pfam_scan;Pfam:PF00270.25; E()=3.8E-32;score=111.3;query 275-453;description=DEAD;~iprscan;InterPro:IPR001650 : DNA/RNA helicase, C-terminal;Prosite:PS51194; score=19.571;query 474-639;description=Helicase, C-terminal;~iprscan;InterPro:IPR001650 : DNA/RNA helicase, C-terminal;SMART:SM00490; score=1.4E-23;query 519-600;description=Helicase, C-terminal;~iprscan;InterPro:IPR001650 : DNA/RNA helicase, C-terminal;Pfam:PF00271; score=1.1E-21;query 487-600;description=Helicase, C-terminal;~iprscan;InterPro:IPR011545 : DNA/RNA helicase, DEAD/DEAH box type, N-terminal;Pfam:PF00270; score=9.4E-32;query 275-453;description=DEAD/DEAH box helicase domain;~iprscan;InterPro:IPR014001 : DEAD-like helicase, N-terminal;SMART:SM00487; score=4.8E-36;query 269-480;description=Helicase superfamily 1/2, ATP-binding domain;~iprscan;InterPro:IPR014001 : DEAD-like helicase, N-terminal;Prosite:PS51192; score=20.336;query 281-465;description=Helicase superfamily 1/2, ATP-binding domain;~iprscan;InterPro:IPR027417 : P-loop containing nucleoside triphosphate hydrolase;Superfamily:SSF52540; score=1.76E-53;query 280-615;description=P-loop containing nucleoside triphosphate hydrolase), with amino-acid sequence MMNNDKDDDNFFEEDDNYENNKNEKANDDNGQDEVDPLDEFMLEINKVIEEEKLKKEREEDIFNNKEIGSESENAIDSYAKSSRKWEKGKNINDTDQKYQIDKKNNNSNDAKDDNSLDDNDVTADIYEFLEKKNEELMNEKNKEKEHGKSFSSTQNYFVSAGTKDPQMEIKDDDSDFNDFLNDGNDKNKNDEIIICNINYDEIELEEFKKDIFVTDENINNFTLEQSVEYKKKNNIKTIGFNVPKPIFSFLQLKNIIDKEVLENMYELSISILSPAQSIVIPTFLSGRDFIANSRTGSGKTLAYIISLIIHLMNYKKESRKDTQKGVKKKNADPHALILTPTREICVQISEEINKISMNKLSSTLLFNGINFKNAYDDIHKGVDIIIANVKTLINFVNKKYLSLTNIKYVILDEFDKLFSNQFINSVISILNNIRTDSIRAFFSSTFSDSIHELVKPYLSKKHILIQVDDNNVLIDKKFYIVEESYKYKYLLHSIHQFSNNGQGFIFCNSKKNVLALYERLKKEIQLKHIKFDFIYGDMDQTDRLYKLDSLKNKRTQILISTGLMERGINVIDLNFVINYDCPRDLFVYIHRIGRCSRMNNKGYAVTFITPSEKKMAYLIYTHLKNSKETIDEELKSFILRSNLHNDAEIKKLKRKMNTPHYDNPMKKVGPTNSNNTVVSLGSMPFQASSSQKQNEKPPPKQVHMISPNDVLSSSSDEY; translated from the exons ATGATGAACAACGATAAAgatgatgataatttttttgaagaagatgataattatgaaaataataaaaatgaaaaagccAATGACGACAATGGGCAGGATGAAGTTGATCCATTAGACGAATTTATGttggaaataaataaagtcatcgaagaagaaaaacttaaaaaagaaCGCGAGgaagatatatttaataataaagagaTAGGGAGTGAGTCTGAAAATGCTATAGATAGTTATGCAAAATCTTCAAGAAAATGGGAAAAgggtaaaaatataaatgacaCAGATCAAAAGTAtcaaattgataaaaaaaataacaacaGTAATGATGCCAAGGATGATAACAGTTTGGATGATAATGATGTGACTGCAgatatttatgaatttttagaaaaaaaaaacgaagaattaatgaatgaaaaaaataaagagaaAGAGCATGGAAAAAGTTTTAGTAGCactcaaaattattttgtaagtGCTGGGACAAAAGATCCacaaatggaaataaaagatgATGACAGCGATTttaatgattttttaaatgatggtaatgataaaaataaaaatgatgaaataataatatgtaatattaattatgatGAAATTGAATTAgaagaatttaaaaaagatatatttgttactgacgaaaatataaataattttactcTCGAACAAAGTGtggaatataaaaaaaaaaataatataaaaactatAGGTTTTAATGTACCAAAGCCgattttctcttttttacaattaaaaaatattatagatAAAGAAGTTCTTGAAAATATGTACGAGTTGTCTATAAGTATTTTATCTCCTGCTCAATCCATAGTAATCCCAACATTTTTAAGTGGTAGAGATTTTATAGCAAACAGTAGAACTGGGTCAGGGAAAACACTCGCATATATTATCTCGCTAATCATTCATTTGATGaactataaaaaagaaagcaGGAAGGACACACAAAAAggtgtgaaaaaaaaaaatgcagaTCCTCATGCTCTTATATTGACACCAACTAGAGAAATATGTGTGCAAATTTctgaagaaataaataaaatatctatgaataaattaagttcaactttattattcaacggaataaattttaaaaatgcttATGATGATATACACAAAGGGGTTGATATCATAATAGCCAACGTAAAAACGTTAATTAactttgttaataaaaaatatttatcattgacaaatatcaaatatgttatattagacgaatttgataaattattttcaaatcaatttattaattcagttatttcaatattaaataatatacgaACTGATTCTATAAGAGCCTTTTTTTCGTCAACATTTTCAGATAGTATTCATGAATTAGTCAAACCGTATTTATCTAAAAAACACATTTTAATCCAAGtagatgataataatgtgttaatagataaaaaattttatattgttgAAGAAtcatacaaatataaatatttattacattcGATTCATCAGTTTTCAAACAATGGACAaggctttattttttgtaatagtaaaaaaaatgtgctAGCATTATATGAACGacttaaaaaagaaatacaactaaaacatataaaatttgattttatttatggTGATATGGATCAAACAGACAGATTATATAAACTAgattctttaaaaaataaaagaacacaaatattaattagTACTGGTTTAATGGAAAGAGGCATAAATGTCATcgatttaaattttgtaattaATTATGATTGCCCTCGTGatctttttgtttatattcaCAGAATTGGACGATGTTCCAGAATGAACAATAAAG GTTACGCTGTCACATTTATTACCCCAtcggaaaaaaaaatggcatATCTTATTTATAcccatttaaaaaattcaaaggAAACAATAGatgaagaattaaaaagttttattttaagaaGTAACTTACATAACGATGccgaaataaaaaaattaaaaagaaaaatgaatacCCCTCATTACGATAACCCAATGAAAAAAGTAGGACCCacaaatagtaataatacaGTTGTAAGTTTAGGCTCCATGCCTTTTCAAGCAAGTTCATcacaaaaacaaaatgaaaaaccGCCACCAAAACAGGTGCATATGATTTCTCCAAATGATGTTTTATCATCTTCAAGTGATGAATACTAA
- a CDS encoding WD repeat-containing protein, putative (term=annotation;date=20150629;qualifier=removed_product=conserved Plasmodium protein, unknown function;qualifier=added_product=wd repeat-containing protein, putative;qualifier=added_literature=pmid:26043001;curatorName=ucb@sanger.ac.uk;~;query 2331-2331;GPI_cleavage_site_score=0.684;~iprscan;InterPro:IPR036322 : WD40-repeat-containing domain superfamily;Superfamily:SSF50978; score=3.57E-18;query 483-1176;description=WD40-repeat-containing domain superfamily;~iprscan;InterPro:IPR017986 : WD40-repeat-containing domain;Prosite:PS50294; score=10.311;query 480-563;description=WD40-repeat-containing domain;~iprscan;InterPro:IPR001680 : WD40 repeat;SMART:SM00320; score=1.0;query 470-512;description=WD40 repeat;~iprscan;InterPro:IPR001680 : WD40 repeat;SMART:SM00320; score=6.8;query 815-854;description=WD40 repeat;~iprscan;InterPro:IPR001680 : WD40 repeat;SMART:SM00320; score=0.022;query 515-554;description=WD40 repeat) yields MDVKKEDNNKESDSSLNYHKKQKWNNSDDRQTKYNNKKLNGHIENGIINKDDKTNQNNSSSDEIPPDELGNGSIFGGYDNNRGKMKKNKNIHHKDLSYVTDQISDNVSDTYKVLIDICLNEVRKKKYKNLDEESMNRSGMIKNSDHYKKNSYTAHANGNDMEDEFFLNFENFKSSSHKENYMSINKKHPLNNDYLFNNSGRFKKIRSEPPDISINNKIDNQVDNFVFENYEGNKENEFSSSRSGAYMGSPTKIDHNLAYHKNDLGNNTQGVNHNKELIDKKVNYSAGNHNFDEPYGNKDIYNQDNYNLEIRNSKKTVSDLNKETNIISVGSLIDEVEDVEDYDETMKDKTYKGYNQRNILDISPRSDIENDMFNIFKNVINMLTYKYPEHDIKRFFFNSQNRLKNEYENNKNMSIKLTSYECNKYNNIYSLVKQRLYYTKNDIKNRNDVLNCQYKYDIYNNHCVKNIQRNVTILSHFLPHTKNRNFITKIKFDQYSENILTSGIDGFIKIYHVNTGNLISCIRAHNYAITDFDIHRSNKYIISCDEKGIVKFTSVDKYKSKNLLTYRRTFSMKNVFFFYNDIESSIGRSAGSKYKTYALCSTNSYFFIIHFDDLNNDMQIIKWLDVMPLKNYKFSSNLHFSYSLNYNIAPYVYENLIISKNPIKELKNSYLIFINTKNNCLDDFKDTEFGPSSYNKSGKFNLSAPNTMGRLSNFSMNSMKRKKKLTFILLTTKVIYDSNEENDKMLSITPDNIVITKYVNKIDNNLNNNGNGDDVIEVSYKGEKKKNNNDEDIAYKKIHQNFEINILQNVKNNVGSVLFKKFEDFSDEIVMFAFSNTCSNFVTTHINGAIYFWNLREYLTNITKKEIRGKKKIPVCCFYTSLYVEFVLESSAINETNKAKNNKNENTNNDKNKNNNSNNNGTANKNKETENNNLFVISSTSCSSYCYSSSDMDNTLKNDSKNSKVKKKKNKTSTSNNPSTTNAASSNSIYISENNLVPNLGDSSTIMVGSTNARTGNNNKKGKNTTKDDATNSLGNEKSNTKPKLRAKKLHYKISNINFNVSDEYIIVADGITNKSNSTKEMINAVTMKTNISIFSLLDFEEIKYFDLKKCDSYISFIEPNPNYKDIVLFGCFRKYIYLLNLEKKKIIKKYSYDSELKNLRAQWNNNGYTFIVSHNYGYFSIFTLNNNYSYKLTLTEQITSSQICYLNENNNNNNERVDDFDNLNLLPEFFLFDSYYPNNEYGRNGNSSRYELRDYGSFIDITNNLESGFNIGSLIGTDSNNVIPLIQNNQTRNSRSGRCDPPNNRNRNNNNEENNYGIINDNSTPELIHPRSKNKKKNRRIIEDSSDSSKKSNNTIYTLYSDSNSGCSGKNSNNSLFSNKKSKKKKKISSNSNDDIKIIDKKRSRPNKSHIINLENVSADGNEVITVEDVYSEGGQENYKENGKRAKKNEIINIDNEMDSNNYMASFDNKRKKGKYLLKDNKKISNEDDDDAFLIEDNECIQINDNNIVYVNNSYESVLDDSKKFENNEKIKKLNTFFILKSDDIKTSKHKKEDNHSFSDCDSYFDQYSSISFLSDESDYYNYSNYLDNLKTNSSSNENSSSNSDSSSIEAYDTASSGQYIERGFEENTFEHTKWGSKNIMNRFKKKGKAYKKGNRKGDKKGENKSEYNKKVEIIDENEENRVILNNFNNPNVLVDKKFKIYDHELQPLLPQFTSFNCKNNYFEYLKTSNFDSIYVHLNYFNFLRKKLKNNNDFNYKILLLYGIVYDLLLMYGNYLPNFDKRLLNMFFLKVCQEKNTSFYKSCESSFLQKDETETGSYNKRSKECDKKIVSYKSDKTFSNNSTTVVCNKIEGKNTSTIGSELFSEPFNNSKGKMSSLFINEDMCNKKNKMEKNFIKKMNQYIETYLKKNNKYFNSEKDKKRFMNVIKISKIYKNLKNEDNIFYDFYNDDYIKHQNGVNLSIFYQFLKRLPCKDEEDVDSFIYYNKKNYSNKNIKILFKKYLSHYELVDKNKKEYDYKLFIYSNNNTIIYMNDTVKKLLHVLDEKHKKTLVRENYNILNNLSLKGRNCIIKNINNLFTCDYFNPYSVYVRSPMDNYDIDNPRNYNNSFFQNYSGYNDLFNVLRNNIYDANFENIGNTTNRTAPYTNTARTTNRRNNNNRASHLFNYDNLAHPNQNAEIAVISEGSSAFTSDQSANYFIEDDYDDDYDDDYEDEYEDEYEDEFEDEYDDDYSNDSNYYGRRSRRTTTRKRRRTHRTARSTTRNNRSRRNTTRSKKKTPRRKKNSRTTENTTTATSSRNLNVRKSDRLKKKEEQTTNTNSGTTSSRYFRNSSNASRNRYNTRSSNNNNNTSNNSGSRSFII; encoded by the coding sequence atgGATGTAAAGAaagaagataataataaggaAAGCGATAGTAgtttaaattatcataaaaagcaaaaatggaataatTCAGACGATAgacaaacaaaatataataataaaaagctTAATGGTCATATAGAAAATGggattataaataaagatgatAAAACAAATCAAAACAATTCAAGTAGTGATGAAATTCCACCAGATGAATTGGGCAACGGAAGTATATTTGGTGgatatgataataataggggcaaaatgaaaaaaaataaaaacatccACCATAAAGATCTAAGTTACGTCACCGATCAAATTTCTGATAATGTAAGTGACACATATAAAGTATTAATAGATATATGCTTAAATGAAGTtcgtaaaaaaaaatacaaaaatttaGATGAAGAAAGCATGAATCGCAGTggaatgataaaaaatagtgatcactataaaaaaaatagttacaCTGCTCATGCAAATGGTAATGATATGGAAGAtgagttttttttaaactttgaaaattttaaaagctCATCCCacaaagaaaattatatgtctataaacaaaaaacatccattaaataatgattatctttttaataattctggacggtttaaaaaaataagaagtGAACCTCCTGATataagtataaataataaaatagataATCAAGTTgacaattttgtttttgaaaattatgaagGAAACAAAGAAAACGAGTTTAGTTCATCACGTAGTGGAGCATATATGGGATCCCCGACTAAAATCGACCATAATTTGGCATACCACAAAAATGATCTCGGCAATAATACACAAGGAGTGAATCATAATAAAGAGCTTATTGATAAGAAGGTCAATTATAGTGCAGGCAATCATAACTTTGATGAACCTTATggaaataaagatatatataatcagGATAATTACAATTTAGAAATACGAAATAGTAAGAAAACCGTGAGCGATTTGAACAAAGAGACAAACATTATAAGTGTAGGGTCTCTTATAGATGAAGTCGAAGATGTAGAAGATTATGATGAGACGATGAAAGATAAAACATACAAGGGTTATAATCAGAGAAATATACTTGATATTTCCCCAAGAAGtgatatagaaaatgatatgtttaatatttttaaaaatgttataaatatgttaacTTACAAATATCCAGAGcatgatataaaaaggtttttttttaatagccAAAATCGATTAAAGaatgaatatgaaaataataaaaatatgtcaataaaattaacaagttatgaatgtaataaatataataatatatatagtttaGTGAAACAGagattatattatacaaaaaacgatataaaaaacagaAATGATGTATTAAATTgtcaatataaatatgatatatataataatcattGTGTTAAAAACATACAAAGAAATGTAACTATTttatcacattttttaccccatacaaaaaatcggaattttataacaaaaataaaatttgatcAATATTcggaaaatattttaacatCAGGAATAGATgggtttataaaaatatatcatgtAAATACAGGTAACTTGATATCTTGCATTCGGGCTCATAATTATGCAATCACCGATTTTGACATTCATCGatcaaacaaatatataatttcatGTGATGAAAAAGGGATAGTAAAATTTACAAGTgtagataaatataaaagtaaaaactTATTAACTTATCGAAGGACATTTTCTATGAagaatgtttttttcttctacaATGATATTGAGAGTAGTATTGGTAGAAGTGCGGGTTCTAAATATAAGACATATGCACTATGCTCCACCAATtcctattttttcattatacattttgacgatttaaataatgatatgcaaataataaaatggcTAGATGTTATgcctttaaaaaattataaattttcatccaatttgcatttttcatattcctTAAATTATAACATAGCGCCATAtgtttatgaaaatttaattatttcaaaaaatccAATAAAAGAGctaaaaaatagttatttaatttttataaatacgAAAAATAATTGCTTAGACGATTTTAAAGATACAGAATTCGGGCCATcctcatataataaatctggaaaatttaatttatcggCACCTAATACAATGGGAAGATTGTCAAATTTTTCCATGAATAgtatgaaaagaaaaaaaaaacttacaTTCATTCTTTTAACTACAAAGGTAATATATGATagtaatgaagaaaatgataaaatgcTTAGCATTACTCCTGATAATATTgttataacaaaatatgtcAACAAgattgataataatttaaataataatggaaaCGGTGATGATGTTATTGAAGTTTCTTATAAAggagagaaaaaaaaaaataataacgaTGAAGATATAgcgtataaaaaaatacatcaaaattttgaaattaatattttacaaaatgttaaaaataatgtaggATCTgttttgtttaaaaaatttgaagaTTTTAGTGACGAGATAGTTATGTTTGCTTTTTCAAATACATGCTCAAATTTTGTTACAACTCACATAAATGgtgcaatatatttttggaaTCTTCGAGAGTATCTTACcaatattacaaaaaaagagaTTAGGgggaaaaagaaaataccTGTTTGCTGTTTTTACACATCCCTTTATGTTGAATTTGTGCTAGAATCGTCTGCTATTaatgaaacaaataaagccaagaataataaaaacgaGAATAccaataatgataaaaataaaaataataatagtaataataatgggacggcaaataaaaacaaagaaactgaaaataacaatttatttgttatatcGTCTACATCATGTTCTTCTTATTGCTACTCATCAAGTGATATGGACAacactttaaaaaatgattcaaaaaatagcaaagtgaaaaaaaaaaaaaataaaacaagcACATCAAATAATCCAAGCACAACCAATGCAGCATCTTCAaatagcatatatattagtgAAAATAATCTTGTGCCCAATTTAGGTGATAGTAGCACTATAATGGTAGGCAGCACCAATGCTAGAACcggaaataataataaaaagggcAAAAATACAACTAAAGATGATGCAACAAATTCTCTTGGGAATGAAAAATCGAATACTAAACCAAAATTAAGAGCAAAAAAATtgcattataaaataagtaacataaattttaatgtatCAGACGAATATATTATCGTTGCCGATGGaattacaaataaatcGAACTCAACAAAAGAAATGATAAATGCTGTTACTatgaaaacaaatatttctatatttagCTTACTAGATtttgaagaaataaaatatttcgatttaaaaaaatgtgacaGTTATATTAGCTTTATAGAACCTAATCCGAACTATAAagatattgttttatttggtTGTTTtcgtaaatatatttatttattaaatttagagaaaaaaaaaataataaaaaaatattcatatgatagtgaattaaaaaatttaagagCACAATGGAATAACAATGGTTATACATTTATTGTTTCACATAATTATGGctatttttctatttttacattaaataataattattcctATAAATTAACATTAACAGAACAAATAACATCTTCACAAATTTGTTAccttaatgaaaataataataataataatgaaagaGTTGATGATTTTGATAacttaaatttattacctgaattttttttatttgattccTATTatccaaataatgaatatggAAGAAATGGCAATTCAAGTCGTTACGAGTTGAGAGATTATGGTAGCTTCATTGATATAACAAACAATTTAGAAAGCGGATTTAATATTGGAAGCCTTATAGGTACAGACTCAAACAATGTGATACCCCTTATCCAAAATAATCAAACTCGTAATAGTCGTTCAGGGCGATGCGACCCTCCTAACAATagaaatagaaataataataatgaggaaaataattatggtattataaatgataatagcACTCCAGAATTAATACACCCTCGAAGTAAGaacaagaaaaaaaatcgaaggATCATAGAAGATAGTTCTGATTCgtcaaaaaaatcaaacaacacaatatatacattatatagTGATAGTAATTCGGGATGTTCtggaaaaaatagtaataattcccttttttcaaataaaaaaagtaaaaaaaaaaaaaaaatttctaGCAATAGtaatgatgatataaaaataatagataaaaaaagatcACGGCCAAATAAATctcatataataaacttAGAAAATGTGTCAGCTGACGGCAATGAAGTTATTACGGTAGAAGATGTGTACAGCGAAGGTGGGcaggaaaattataaagaaaatggaaaaagaGCGAAGAAAAATgagataataaatattgacAATGAAATGGATAGCAACAATTATATGGCATcttttgataataaaaggaaaaaaggcaaatatttattaaaagataataaaaaaatatcaaatgaAGATGACGATGatgcatttttaatagAAGATAATGAATGTATACaaattaatgataataatattgtatatgttaataattcatatgAGTCAGTATTAGATGATAGTAagaaatttgaaaataatgaaaaaattaaaaaattaaacacattttttatattaaaaagtgaTGATATCAAAACTTCAAAACACAAAAAGGAAGATAATCATTCATTTTCTGATTGTGATTCCTATTTTGATCAATATAGCTCTATTAGCTTTTTAAGTGATGAATcagattattataattattcaaattatttGGATAATCTCAAAACAAACAGTAGTAGTAATGAAAATAGCAGTAGTAATAGTGATAGTAGTAGTATTGAGGCTTATGATACAGCTTCATCTGGGCAATATATAGAGAGGGGCTTTGAAGAAAATACATTTGAACATACAAAATGGGGCagcaaaaatattatgaaccGGTTTAAGAAAAAGGGCAAGgcttataaaaaaggaaatagaAAAGGCGATAAGAAAggggaaaataaaagtgaatataataaaaaagtcgAAATaattgatgaaaatgaagaaaatagagtgattttaaacaattttaataatccTAATGTATTGGTTGataaaaagtttaaaatatatgatcaTGAATTGCAGCCTTTACTTCCACAATTCACTAGTTtcaattgtaaaaataattattttgaatatttaaaaacaagTAACTTTGATTCTATTTATGtacatttaaattattttaattttttaagaaaaaaattaaaaaataataatgattttaATTACAAAATCCTTCTTCTATATGGGATAGTATATGATCTTTTGTTAATGTATGGAAATTACTTACctaattttgataaaaggttattaaatatgttttttttgaaagtatgccaagaaaaaaatacaagtTTTTACAAATCTTGTGAAAGCTCATTCTTACAAAAAGATGAAACAGAAACTGGAAGTTATAATAAGAGATCTAAAGAatgtgataaaaaaattgtatctTATAAGAGTGATAAAACATTCTCAAACAATTCAACAACTGTTGTgtgtaataaaatagaagGAAAAAATACGAGCACAATAGGAAGCGAATTATTTAGCGAGCCATTTAACAATAGTAAAGGAAAAATGAGCTCTCTATTTATAAACGAAGATatgtgtaataaaaaaaataaaatggaaaaaaattttattaaaaaaatgaatcaaTACATagaaacatatttaaaaaaaaacaataaatattttaatagtgaaaaagataaaaagaGATTTAtgaatgtaataaaaattagtaaaatatataaaaatctaaaaaatgaagataatatattttatgatttttataatgatgattatataaaacatcAAAATGGAGTTAACTTgtcaattttttatcagtttttaaaaaggttACCATGTAAAGATGAAGAAGATGTAgattcatttatttattataataaaaaaaattatagtaataagaatattaaaatattatttaaaaaatatttatcacaTTATGAATTagtagataaaaataaaaaagaatatgattataaattatttatttattcaaataataacactattatatatatgaatgatACTGTTAAAAAGCTATTACATGTTTTGGATGAAAAACATAAGAAAACATTAGTGagagaaaattataatatattaaataatttatcattGAAAGGCAGAAAttgtataattaaaaatattaataaccTCTTTACTTGCGATTATTTTAATCCATATTCTGTTTATGTAAGATCACCTATGgataattatgatataGATAATCCgagaaattataataattcatttttccaAAACTATTCAGGAtataatgatttatttaatgtCCTCaggaataatatatatgatgccaattttgaaaatataggGAATACTACTAATCGAACCGCACCATATACTAACACTGCTAGAACCACCAATCGTcgaaataacaataatagaGCAAgccatttatttaattatgaCAATCTAGCACACCCAAATCAAAATGCAGAAATAGCAGTCATAAGCGAAGGTTCATCCGCGTTTACTAGTGATCAATCGGCTAACTATTTCATAGAAGACGATTATGATGACGATTATGATGACGATTATGAGGATGAGTATGAAGATGAGTATGAAGATGAATTTGAAGATGAATATGATGACGATTATAGTAATGACTCGAATTATTATGGACGAAGAAGTAGAAGAACTACTACTAGAAAAAGAAGACGTACACATAGAACTGCTAGATCGACTACTAGAAATAATAGATCACGAAGAAATACAACaagaagtaaaaaaaaaactcccaggagaaaaaaaaatagtcgCACAACAGAAAATACTACCACCGCTACTTCTTCTCGAAATTTGAATGTCAGGAAAAGTGACAgattaaagaaaaaggaAGAGCAAACTACTAATACAAATAGCGGAACTACCAGTAGTCGATATTTTAGAAATTCTTCTAACGCCTCAAGAAATAGATACAATACTCGATCTtcaaataacaataataacaCTTCGAATAATAGCGGAAGTAGAagctttattatataa